The Humulus lupulus chromosome 3, drHumLupu1.1, whole genome shotgun sequence genome window below encodes:
- the LOC133822492 gene encoding uncharacterized protein LOC133822492 isoform X1 codes for MADFNTTTNHEQHTNQVDHHIMTTTTTGKEEEVRIEMSEIEKNKVAKMRALVHKQDPTSKEVDDDLMLRRFLRARDMDVEKASHMFLKYLRWRHSFMAPNGGRFSDSDVPNEIAQNKFFMPGYDKQGRPILLVFGGRHKQHNLDEFKRFVVYVLEKICARMPKGHEKFVAIGDLQGWGYANCDIRGYLAALSILQDCYPERLGKLLLVHVPYFFVTAWKMIHPFIDKNTKKKKNWKIGISEKFQIQIVFVDNKKIKATLLNHIDEEQLPEIYGGKLSLVPAQDC; via the exons ATGGCCGATTTCAACACTACTACTAATCATGAGCAGCACACCAATCAGGTTGATCATCACATaatgactactactactactgggaaagaagaagaagtaaGAATTGAAATGAGTGAAATTGAGAAGAACAAAGTGGCCAAAATGAGGGCTCTTGTCCACAAACAAGATCCTACTTCGAAGGAAGTGGATGATGATTTGATGCTTAGAAGATTCCTTCGAGCTCGAGACATGGATGTAGAGAAGGCCTCCCACATGTTCCTCAAGTACCTAAGATGGAGGCACTCCTTCATGGCCCCCAATGGTGGCCGCTTCTCTGACTCAGATGTTCCAAATGAGATTGCTCAGAACAAGTTCTTTATGCCAGGCTATGACAAACAAGGACGCCCTATTCTCCTCGTCTTTGGTGGCAGGCATAAGCAGCATAACCTCGATGAGTTCAAAC GTTTTGTTGTCTATGTCCTTGAAAAAATATGTGCCAG AATGCCCAAAGGGCATGAGAAGTTTGTAGCCATTGGAGATCTTCAAGGCTGGGGTTATGCCAATTGTGACATTCGTGGATACTTAGCAGCTCTATCTATTTTGCAG GACTGTTACCCGGAGAGGCTTGGCAAGTTACTCTTAGTCCACGTTCCCTATTTTTTCGTGACTGCTTGGAAGATGATCCACCCATTCATTGACAAAAACACCAAAAAGAAG AAAAACTGGAAAATTGGGATTTCAGAAAAATTTCAAATTCAG ATAGTCTTTGTGgataacaaaaagataaaagccacTCTCCTAAACCACATCGATGAGGAGCAGCTCCCTGAGATTTATGGAGGCAAATTATCTTTAGTTCCCGCCCAAGACTGCTGA
- the LOC133822492 gene encoding uncharacterized protein LOC133822492 isoform X2, translating into MADFNTTTNHEQHTNQVDHHIMTTTTTGKEEEVRIEMSEIEKNKVAKMRALVHKQDPTSKEVDDDLMLRRFLRARDMDVEKASHMFLKYLRWRHSFMAPNGGRFSDSDVPNEIAQNKFFMPGYDKQGRPILLVFGGRHKQHNLDEFKRFVVYVLEKICARMPKGHEKFVAIGDLQGWGYANCDIRGYLAALSILQDCYPERLGKLLLVHVPYFFVTAWKMIHPFIDKNTKKKIVFVDNKKIKATLLNHIDEEQLPEIYGGKLSLVPAQDC; encoded by the exons ATGGCCGATTTCAACACTACTACTAATCATGAGCAGCACACCAATCAGGTTGATCATCACATaatgactactactactactgggaaagaagaagaagtaaGAATTGAAATGAGTGAAATTGAGAAGAACAAAGTGGCCAAAATGAGGGCTCTTGTCCACAAACAAGATCCTACTTCGAAGGAAGTGGATGATGATTTGATGCTTAGAAGATTCCTTCGAGCTCGAGACATGGATGTAGAGAAGGCCTCCCACATGTTCCTCAAGTACCTAAGATGGAGGCACTCCTTCATGGCCCCCAATGGTGGCCGCTTCTCTGACTCAGATGTTCCAAATGAGATTGCTCAGAACAAGTTCTTTATGCCAGGCTATGACAAACAAGGACGCCCTATTCTCCTCGTCTTTGGTGGCAGGCATAAGCAGCATAACCTCGATGAGTTCAAAC GTTTTGTTGTCTATGTCCTTGAAAAAATATGTGCCAG AATGCCCAAAGGGCATGAGAAGTTTGTAGCCATTGGAGATCTTCAAGGCTGGGGTTATGCCAATTGTGACATTCGTGGATACTTAGCAGCTCTATCTATTTTGCAG GACTGTTACCCGGAGAGGCTTGGCAAGTTACTCTTAGTCCACGTTCCCTATTTTTTCGTGACTGCTTGGAAGATGATCCACCCATTCATTGACAAAAACACCAAAAAGAAG ATAGTCTTTGTGgataacaaaaagataaaagccacTCTCCTAAACCACATCGATGAGGAGCAGCTCCCTGAGATTTATGGAGGCAAATTATCTTTAGTTCCCGCCCAAGACTGCTGA